From the Hevea brasiliensis isolate MT/VB/25A 57/8 chromosome 13, ASM3005281v1, whole genome shotgun sequence genome, the window taaatattaaattatgatattataaaaaaataaatatgcctcGTTTTTTAAATatcagaaaaaaaaataataataataataaggagaGTTGTTGGAGAAGTCGGTAGTCTCCCCGTGCGTCCGCGCAGTCCAACTAACTTTTAATTTGATAACCGTTTGATGAATTCGCAGGACGGGCGGGGCAAACAAGTAAATAACTCAAAGCAGAAATGTGTAAACGACAGAAGAAATGACCATGAAACGCTCACATCACATGGCACGCTTTGAACCACCTAACCAAGCCTTTCTGGACCACGTAGCTGCATCCGACCCAAGGCGTGACTCACCTTCTCCTTATGTATATGTGCACGTCAAAAGCCAAAACCAGAGCCACACATTCACCAAACTCACACAAAACACTCTTTCTTTCTTGGGTTCCTCGGCTAGCTATCCTTGGCCATTCTAGTTTCTCCATCGGCCATGGCTGGGACTGGAGATTTTGCAGAGATTTTGGATGGAGATGTGTACAAGTATTACTCTGATGGAGAGTGGAAAAAGTCTTCTTCTGGCAAGACTGTTGCCATCATCAATCCCACTACAAGAAAGACTCAATACAAGGTTCAAGGTGAGTTTCCATGATTTCATTTTAGCTtttcaatcatttttcctttttttttacttatttgtCATGGTTTTTGGCACAGCTTGCAGCCAAGCAGAGGTTAACAAGGTAATGGAATCAGCCAAAAGTGCGCAGAAAGCTTGGGCTAGAACTCCACTTTGGAAGAGAGCAGAGCTCCTTCACAAGGCTGCTGCTATCCTGAAAGAGCACAAGGCTCCAATTGCTGAGTGCCTGGTGAAAGAAATTGCAAAACCAGCCAAAGATGCAGTCTCTGAGGTATATATTACTTAATTAGCTATTGAGCACTCTATGCATGTATTGATAGTGATGAAGAAATGAAATTGTCTGATTTCCTGAAGGTTGTGAGGTCTGGGGATCTTGTTTCCTACACTGCTGAAGAGGGAGTAAGGATTCTGGGAGAGGGCAAGTTCTTGGTCTCTGATAGTTTTCCTGGTAATGAGAGGACAAAATACTGCCTCACTTCTAAGGTATATATACTTCTCAAAAtatatttattctttaattttttctttctcaCTTGCataaaattgatgaattaattatGGAGATTTCTTGATGACATATGTGATTGGACCGGAGATATATAAATCATGTGCAAAATGATTCACAAAGAAGTTGAAAGATAATCTAAGTGACATACTCAGATGATGTATTAATTTTTGAAAGATTAAAACTTGAAAGCACTATTTACCTAGGTAGTTCACTGCAATCTAAGACACAATGTGTATGATGAGATGCACATGTAAAATAAACAGTAACCAACGTATTAATCTTGTCACTTTTTATTCCCCTCATTTGAAATGTAGAATTttacaaaaattcaattcaattttttttttcaattttcatgtttaaattaaaagaatttaattatttttaacttaaaaaatttttcattttaaaagaaatataaataagCATAATTTGtgagaatttaattgaatttttttcttACAAAATATTTATTCAAAGGAAACCATTAAGAAATTAcccaattcattccaaaacaAAAATTCTAAGGCTTAATTCATCATGGTAGTCCAATAAGAATGGCTTTTACAGAGTATTTGGTGCCCAGAATTCCTTCggaattttcaccaaatttcctTGCCTGTAATTAATTCCTACAACATGGCATTTTGGTTTATAGTTTATGTACTACAATGGCAGATCCCCCTTGGAGTGATTTTAGCCATTCCACCATTTAACTATCCTGTCAACCTTGCTGTCTCAAAGATTGGTCCTGCATTGATTGCTGGAAACTCCCTTGTCCTCAAGCCTCCAACTCAGGTATCTTCTCAAACTTGTTGCCTCAGTACCAATGAGCTTTGACAAGTGATATTGAAGTCAATTTCAGAGCTGTGAGGTTATAAGTTCGAACCCCAGTTAGAGGGGACAAAAGAATTCATTTTGTTCTCCATAAATGGTGTAACTAGCTTACTTTCAGGGTGCTGTCTCTTGCCTGCATATGGTTCACTGCTTTCACTTAGCTGGTTTTCCCAAAGGCCTCATCAGTTGTGTCACTGGGAAAGGTTCTGAGATTGGTGACTTCcttactatgcaccctggtgtcAACTGTATAAGGTAAAATTCTTCTTCTCTGTCATGCTTTTCggtttccctttttttttatttttattttttttataatgagtAATTCCTGAGTTGCATACTCTGTGGTCGATGATGATTAGCTTCACCGGTGGAGACACTGGTATTGCAATTTCGAAGAAGGCAGGAATGATCCCTCTTCAGATGGAGTTGGGAGGAAAAGATGCTTGCATTGTGCTGGAGGATGCTGATCTTGATTTGGTTGCAGCAAATATTATCAAAGGAGGTTTTTCATACAGTGGCCAAAGATGCACTGCAATTAAGGTGGTGCTGGTGATGGAATCCGTGGCTGATGCTCTAGTAGAGAAGGTGAATGCGAGAGTTGCAAAACTAAGAGTTGGGCCGCCAGAGGACGACTGTGACATCACTCCAGTGGTTACAGAATCATCTGCTAATTTCATCGAAGGACTTGTTATGGATGCTAAAGAGAAAGGAGCAACGTTTTGCCAGGAATACAAGAGAG encodes:
- the LOC110643029 gene encoding NADP-dependent glyceraldehyde-3-phosphate dehydrogenase encodes the protein MAGTGDFAEILDGDVYKYYSDGEWKKSSSGKTVAIINPTTRKTQYKVQACSQAEVNKVMESAKSAQKAWARTPLWKRAELLHKAAAILKEHKAPIAECLVKEIAKPAKDAVSEVVRSGDLVSYTAEEGVRILGEGKFLVSDSFPGNERTKYCLTSKIPLGVILAIPPFNYPVNLAVSKIGPALIAGNSLVLKPPTQGAVSCLHMVHCFHLAGFPKGLISCVTGKGSEIGDFLTMHPGVNCISFTGGDTGIAISKKAGMIPLQMELGGKDACIVLEDADLDLVAANIIKGGFSYSGQRCTAIKVVLVMESVADALVEKVNARVAKLRVGPPEDDCDITPVVTESSANFIEGLVMDAKEKGATFCQEYKRDGNLIWPLLLDNVRPDMRIAWEEPFGPILPVIRINSVEEGIHHCNASNFGLQGCVFTKDINKAVLISDAMETGTVQINSAPARGPDHFPFQGLKDSGIGSQGITNSINMMTKVKSTVINLPSPSYSMGFSFTSKI